One part of the Acidobacteriota bacterium genome encodes these proteins:
- a CDS encoding HAMP domain-containing protein: MKSLFLRIFLWFWVAMLVLGGVLVVTSPFFTKSRPRIERWERGAEEWAEERVNRAAQRIAESGIDESRLRGHRGPGRRGSEIYVFDLSGRRLLGGEAPEPVVDLAQTVAASGSKESARRGGLHLAARPVTDPDGRSLVVVSTLHRPPRLIDLLEPGALWWRLGLLALVVGVFSLVLARYLSSPVGELRRATQSLSAGNLSARVGSPVDRRRDEIGGLARDFDAMAGRLENLVGSQRRLLRDVSHELRSPLARLTVALQLARDRDGARATEAFDRIERETGRLDNLIGQLLLLERLEARTPEAEAITFDLGELVNEVVDDASFEASSSRRTVELDSGSRCLMKGHPALVRSALDNVIRNAVRHTLEGASVEVAVDRRGETAGITIRDHGSGVPEKQLEAVFEPFARVGEARERSTGGAGLGLAIARRAIEVHGGTVSARNHPDGGLEVSIRLPLEREAVTR, from the coding sequence GTGAAAAGCCTCTTCCTCCGCATCTTCCTCTGGTTCTGGGTCGCAATGCTGGTGCTCGGTGGTGTGCTGGTGGTGACCTCGCCATTTTTCACCAAATCGCGGCCGCGGATCGAACGATGGGAGCGCGGTGCGGAGGAATGGGCGGAGGAGCGAGTCAATCGGGCGGCACAACGGATTGCGGAATCTGGCATCGACGAATCCCGGCTGCGTGGACACAGGGGTCCGGGGCGGCGAGGCTCGGAGATCTATGTTTTTGATTTGAGCGGCCGGAGACTGCTCGGCGGTGAGGCTCCCGAACCGGTCGTCGACCTCGCGCAGACGGTGGCGGCGAGCGGTTCGAAAGAGTCAGCTCGCCGCGGGGGCTTGCACCTGGCGGCGCGGCCGGTCACGGACCCCGACGGCCGTAGCCTGGTGGTGGTTTCGACCCTCCATCGGCCGCCGCGCCTGATCGATCTCCTCGAACCTGGAGCGCTATGGTGGCGGCTCGGATTGTTGGCGCTGGTGGTCGGGGTATTCAGCCTCGTGCTCGCCCGCTACCTGTCGTCGCCGGTGGGCGAGCTACGACGGGCGACCCAGAGCCTCAGCGCCGGCAACCTATCGGCGCGGGTCGGATCGCCGGTTGACCGACGGCGCGACGAAATCGGGGGACTCGCGCGCGACTTCGACGCCATGGCTGGTCGCCTCGAAAATCTGGTCGGGTCTCAGCGGCGCCTACTGCGAGACGTCTCACACGAGCTACGCTCGCCGCTCGCGCGGTTGACGGTAGCACTGCAACTCGCCCGCGATCGCGACGGCGCCCGCGCGACCGAAGCCTTCGACCGTATCGAGCGCGAAACCGGTCGGCTCGACAATCTCATCGGTCAGTTGCTTCTCCTCGAACGCCTCGAGGCCCGAACGCCGGAGGCCGAGGCGATTACCTTCGATCTCGGCGAACTCGTCAACGAGGTCGTCGACGACGCCTCCTTCGAGGCGTCTTCATCTCGCCGCACCGTGGAGCTCGATTCCGGGTCCCGCTGCCTCATGAAGGGCCATCCGGCCCTCGTTCGAAGCGCTCTCGACAACGTGATCCGTAATGCCGTCCGCCACACCCTTGAAGGGGCTTCCGTCGAGGTGGCGGTCGACCGTCGCGGGGAAACGGCGGGGATCACGATCCGAGATCACGGTTCCGGTGTACCCGAAAAACAGCTCGAAGCCGTGTTCGAACCGTTCGCCAGGGTCGGCGAAGCGCGCGAACGCTCGACCGGCGGTGCCGGCCTCGGCCTCGCCATCGCCCGCCGTGCAATCGAAGTCCACGGCGGCACCGTCAGCGCCCGCAACCACCCTGACGGTGGTCTCGAAGTCTCTATCCGCCTTCCGCTCGAACGCGAGGCCGTTACACGTTAG
- a CDS encoding response regulator transcription factor → MSILIIDDDVELCELVTDYLEDEGFDATSVYDGVKGVERCLTDEPELVILDVMLPGLGGFAVLSKIREVSKVPVIMLTARGEDVDRIVGLEMGADDYLSKPFNPRELVARIRAILRRTSETFAGDGDSAVLTVDDLEMDLGSRQIRTAAGEIDLTGAEFGVLETLVRAAGTVVARDDLSRQALGRRASAYDRSLDVHLSNLRRKLGPLPDGGERIKTVRGVGYLYVKPSGSAS, encoded by the coding sequence ATGTCGATTCTGATCATCGATGACGACGTCGAGCTCTGCGAGCTTGTGACGGATTATCTGGAGGACGAGGGCTTCGATGCCACCTCGGTGTACGACGGCGTCAAGGGAGTCGAGCGGTGTCTGACTGACGAACCAGAGCTCGTGATCCTCGATGTCATGCTACCAGGTCTCGGCGGATTTGCAGTACTGAGCAAGATCCGCGAGGTTTCGAAAGTTCCAGTCATCATGCTCACCGCCCGGGGCGAGGATGTTGACCGGATCGTCGGGCTCGAAATGGGTGCCGACGACTACCTCTCGAAGCCATTCAATCCGCGTGAACTGGTGGCCCGCATTCGGGCCATCCTCCGGCGAACCTCGGAGACGTTTGCAGGGGACGGTGATTCGGCGGTCCTGACCGTTGATGACCTCGAAATGGACCTCGGTTCGAGGCAGATCCGGACCGCTGCCGGAGAGATCGATCTCACGGGTGCGGAGTTCGGCGTCCTCGAGACCCTGGTGCGAGCCGCGGGTACTGTGGTAGCCCGCGACGACCTGTCTCGCCAGGCGCTGGGCCGCCGTGCGTCCGCCTACGATCGAAGCCTCGACGTGCATCTGTCCAATCTGCGGCGCAAGCTCGGCCCGCTGCCCGATGGGGGAGAGCGCATCAAGACCGTTCGCGGCGTCGGATATCTCTACGTCAAGCCAAGCGGGAGCGCATCGTGA
- a CDS encoding Spy/CpxP family protein refolding chaperone: MKVRNIVLTITTAILCAVPMASLAQQGPGGGPGWHSHGVVNDHLGFFERRLPRMAEELGLSDEQLEKIQAIADAARPEIEAYAEELRENREAYRAANDDPTVFDEASFRKHTAAQNEIQTDLMVAVQKAKAEVFSVLTAEQIEHLDELHGSFGGRKSAHRGTGRGWNK; encoded by the coding sequence ATGAAAGTACGAAACATTGTATTGACCATCACCACGGCGATTCTCTGCGCTGTGCCCATGGCGTCCCTCGCCCAACAGGGGCCCGGCGGAGGACCCGGTTGGCACAGCCACGGCGTCGTCAACGATCATCTCGGCTTTTTCGAGCGCAGACTTCCCCGGATGGCGGAAGAGCTCGGCTTGAGCGACGAGCAGCTCGAGAAAATACAGGCCATTGCAGACGCCGCGCGGCCCGAGATCGAGGCGTACGCCGAGGAGCTGCGGGAAAATCGCGAAGCCTACCGCGCTGCCAACGATGATCCGACGGTTTTCGATGAGGCATCGTTCCGTAAGCATACGGCGGCCCAAAACGAGATTCAGACCGATCTCATGGTGGCAGTCCAGAAGGCGAAGGCCGAGGTCTTCTCGGTCTTGACAGCAGAGCAGATCGAACACCTCGATGAACTGCACGGCAGCTTTGGGGGACGGAAATCAGCCCACCGCGGAACTGGCCGTGGTTGGAACAAGTAG
- the leuS gene encoding leucine--tRNA ligase yields MAEHSYQPSVIEPKWQEIWAERRTFRTPSDPEELHSKPKFYVLDMFPYPSGAGLHVGHPEGYTATDVVARMKRAQGFNVLHPMGWDAFGLPAERAAVREGLHPAAITERNVDTFRKQIQRLGFSYDWDREVNTSAPDYYRWTQWIFLQLYDRGLAYMADVPVNWCPALGTVLANEEVKDGAYVETGDPVERRLMRQWMLKITDYAERLLDDLELVDWPESVKEMQRNWIGKSHGADVIFQIDGMDRDFTVFTTRPDTLFGATYCVFAPEHPMVTEFTTDGQRQAVETYVAEAAQKTDLDRTDLARSKTGVFTGAYAINPVNDEKVPIWVADYVLMGYGTGAIMAVPGHDERDHEFARAYGLPIVEVVSGSDFPIEEAAFVDNVDGVLVNSTARDGFSIDGLKVPDAIAKITAWLSQRGLGEERVQYRLRDWLFSRQRYWGEPFPVVHTDDGEVLPLPEDALPVGLPVIDEYKPTDDGRPPLARAGDDWLRVELPDGRMATRETNTMPQWAGSCWYYLRYLDPHNDREAWSQEAENYWMPVDLYVGGVEHAVLHLLYARFWHKVLYDCGYVHTKEPFPRLFNQGMILAYSYRDAGGKYYLPSDVEGRDGRFFTRDGGIELEAQVEKMSKSKLNVVNPDDVIEAYGADAMRLYELFMGPLEVQKPWQMKDVEGVNRFLQRVWRLAVDEKSGNLNPKLTDRAASTEPELERCLHKTIKKVTSDTETLQMNTAIAQMMIFTNDATSASTLPLEIVGAFLRLLSPYAPHLCEELWQRLGKEELIAHAAWPSWDPELARDETITIVVQVNGKKRDELQVDRETAKEDLERLALASENAQRFLDGKEPKKVIVVPGRLVNIVV; encoded by the coding sequence ATGGCCGAGCACAGCTACCAACCATCAGTCATCGAGCCCAAGTGGCAGGAGATATGGGCTGAACGTCGCACGTTCAGGACACCGTCGGATCCCGAGGAACTACATTCGAAGCCCAAGTTCTACGTGCTCGATATGTTCCCCTACCCCTCTGGCGCAGGCCTCCACGTCGGACACCCCGAGGGATACACCGCAACCGATGTCGTGGCGCGGATGAAACGTGCCCAGGGGTTCAACGTTCTCCACCCGATGGGCTGGGATGCTTTCGGCCTACCCGCCGAGCGCGCCGCGGTGCGTGAGGGTCTCCATCCCGCCGCGATCACCGAGCGCAACGTCGACACCTTTCGCAAGCAGATCCAGCGACTCGGCTTCTCATACGACTGGGACCGGGAGGTCAATACCTCCGCTCCTGACTACTACCGATGGACCCAGTGGATCTTCCTCCAGCTCTATGACAGGGGCCTCGCCTACATGGCCGACGTCCCCGTCAACTGGTGCCCGGCCCTGGGAACGGTGCTCGCCAACGAGGAGGTGAAAGACGGCGCCTATGTCGAAACCGGTGACCCGGTCGAACGTCGGTTGATGCGCCAATGGATGCTCAAGATCACCGATTACGCGGAGCGCCTGCTCGATGATCTCGAACTGGTCGACTGGCCGGAGAGCGTCAAGGAGATGCAGCGCAACTGGATCGGCAAGAGCCACGGTGCCGATGTCATCTTCCAAATCGACGGAATGGACAGGGACTTCACCGTCTTCACCACCCGGCCCGACACGCTCTTCGGCGCGACCTATTGCGTCTTCGCTCCCGAGCACCCGATGGTCACCGAATTCACCACGGACGGACAGCGGCAGGCGGTCGAGACATACGTCGCGGAAGCAGCGCAGAAAACCGATCTCGACCGGACCGACCTTGCCAGGTCGAAGACCGGCGTGTTCACCGGCGCCTACGCGATCAACCCGGTCAACGACGAGAAGGTCCCGATCTGGGTGGCGGACTACGTCCTCATGGGCTATGGCACCGGAGCCATCATGGCGGTGCCCGGCCACGACGAGCGGGACCACGAGTTCGCTCGCGCGTACGGCCTGCCGATCGTCGAAGTGGTGTCGGGATCGGACTTTCCGATCGAAGAGGCCGCCTTCGTCGACAACGTCGACGGCGTACTGGTGAACTCGACCGCCCGGGATGGTTTTTCGATCGACGGCCTCAAGGTGCCGGACGCGATCGCCAAGATCACTGCCTGGCTGAGCCAACGCGGCCTTGGCGAAGAAAGGGTCCAATATCGGCTGCGCGACTGGCTCTTCTCCCGCCAGCGCTACTGGGGCGAGCCGTTCCCGGTCGTCCACACGGATGACGGCGAGGTCCTACCCTTACCGGAGGACGCGCTGCCCGTCGGACTGCCGGTCATCGACGAATATAAACCGACCGACGACGGCCGCCCGCCTCTCGCCCGCGCCGGAGACGACTGGCTCCGGGTCGAGCTGCCCGACGGCCGCATGGCGACGCGCGAGACCAACACCATGCCGCAGTGGGCCGGCTCGTGCTGGTACTACCTGCGCTACCTCGATCCCCACAATGACCGTGAAGCGTGGTCGCAGGAGGCCGAGAACTACTGGATGCCGGTCGACCTCTACGTCGGCGGGGTCGAGCACGCGGTGCTCCACCTGCTCTACGCCCGCTTCTGGCACAAGGTCCTCTACGATTGCGGCTACGTCCACACGAAGGAGCCGTTTCCGAGGCTCTTCAACCAGGGCATGATCCTCGCCTACTCTTACCGTGACGCAGGAGGAAAGTACTACCTTCCCTCTGATGTCGAGGGACGGGACGGCCGCTTCTTCACCAGGGACGGTGGCATCGAGCTCGAGGCCCAGGTCGAGAAGATGTCGAAGTCCAAGCTCAACGTCGTCAACCCTGACGACGTCATCGAAGCCTACGGTGCCGACGCCATGCGTCTCTACGAGCTCTTCATGGGTCCGCTCGAAGTGCAGAAACCGTGGCAGATGAAGGACGTCGAAGGCGTCAATCGCTTCCTCCAGAGGGTCTGGCGACTCGCGGTAGACGAGAAATCGGGAAACCTCAACCCGAAGCTGACCGACCGAGCCGCCTCCACCGAACCGGAACTCGAACGCTGCCTCCACAAGACCATCAAAAAGGTCACGTCGGATACCGAGACACTGCAGATGAACACAGCCATCGCCCAGATGATGATCTTCACCAACGACGCCACCAGCGCCTCGACCTTGCCGTTGGAGATCGTCGGCGCCTTCCTGCGCCTGCTCTCGCCCTACGCGCCCCACCTCTGCGAGGAGCTGTGGCAGCGGCTCGGCAAGGAGGAGCTCATCGCCCACGCCGCATGGCCGAGCTGGGACCCCGAGCTGGCACGGGACGAAACCATCACGATAGTCGTCCAGGTCAACGGCAAGAAACGGGACGAGCTGCAGGTCGACCGCGAAACCGCAAAGGAAGATCTCGAACGTCTCGCTCTGGCCTCGGAAAACGCGCAGCGCTTCCTCGATGGCAAGGAACCGAAAAAGGTGATCGTGGTTCCGGGCAGGTTGGTCAACATCGTCGTTTGA
- a CDS encoding efflux RND transporter periplasmic adaptor subunit, translating to MKFQYTVLATILLMFSACGGSDMTQPEERGGSPAGMGGRMSGGEPVAAVPVQVEAVPRQSVSQYLETNGTLEAENEVDIVARTTGPVIEINTEEGRLIRAGQVIARIDEREARNQVTIATVARDEAQLAFDRAKSSWDEGLVSREAFDNAFSQLNSAKAQLESAEIQLAYTRITAPFDALVVTRNIKLAQYVTPGMTLFRISDFTPLLCRIEVPEKDFPRIQIGQVAHLRVEAYPGERFAAKVARLRPTVDAATGTFTVTLEVDGSGKLRPGMFASVFLQTDTHDDAIVIPRSALVLDSLGDTVYVKSGDEAERREVRLGLRSEDLVEVLEGLSEGELLIVVGQDGLADGTPVTVIGDEPSEPPATTGLSSGPPPEAIERMRQRMKERGLSDEEIEQRLQQIREGGGSPSGGKGSAAAGSIPPQMAERIKNASPEELEKIKQRMKQFGMSNGQIEEIVKRVRGEGGS from the coding sequence ATGAAATTTCAGTACACAGTTCTTGCCACGATTCTGCTCATGTTTTCCGCCTGTGGCGGTTCCGATATGACCCAGCCCGAAGAGCGCGGAGGCAGTCCGGCGGGCATGGGAGGCCGTATGTCCGGCGGCGAGCCGGTGGCCGCGGTCCCGGTCCAGGTCGAAGCCGTGCCACGGCAGTCGGTCTCCCAGTATCTCGAAACAAACGGTACCCTCGAGGCCGAGAACGAAGTCGACATCGTCGCGCGAACCACGGGCCCGGTGATCGAGATCAACACCGAAGAGGGTCGCCTGATCCGCGCCGGCCAGGTGATCGCCCGGATCGACGAGCGTGAGGCTCGAAACCAGGTCACCATCGCCACCGTGGCGCGAGATGAAGCACAGCTGGCATTTGACCGCGCCAAGAGCTCCTGGGACGAGGGCCTGGTCAGCCGCGAGGCCTTTGACAACGCGTTTTCGCAACTCAACTCTGCCAAGGCCCAGCTCGAGAGCGCCGAGATCCAGCTCGCCTACACTCGGATCACGGCGCCGTTCGACGCGCTGGTTGTGACCCGGAACATCAAGCTCGCACAGTACGTCACACCCGGAATGACCCTTTTCCGCATCTCGGATTTCACGCCGCTCCTGTGCCGCATCGAGGTCCCCGAAAAGGACTTTCCGCGCATCCAGATTGGTCAGGTGGCTCACCTCAGGGTCGAGGCCTACCCGGGCGAGCGGTTCGCCGCCAAGGTAGCCCGGCTCCGACCGACCGTCGATGCCGCCACTGGGACCTTCACAGTGACCCTCGAGGTCGACGGCTCGGGCAAGCTGCGGCCCGGGATGTTCGCCTCGGTCTTTCTGCAGACTGACACTCACGATGACGCGATCGTCATACCACGCAGCGCGCTGGTCCTCGACTCTCTCGGCGACACCGTTTACGTCAAATCCGGTGACGAGGCCGAGCGGCGCGAGGTGCGTCTTGGCCTTCGCTCGGAGGATTTGGTCGAGGTGCTCGAAGGGCTTTCCGAGGGCGAGTTGTTGATCGTGGTCGGCCAGGATGGCCTCGCCGACGGCACCCCGGTGACGGTCATCGGGGACGAGCCCTCCGAGCCACCTGCGACGACTGGCCTATCATCCGGTCCACCACCGGAAGCGATCGAGCGGATGCGGCAGCGGATGAAAGAGCGCGGCCTCTCGGACGAAGAAATCGAGCAACGACTGCAGCAGATCCGCGAAGGAGGCGGCTCGCCCAGCGGTGGAAAGGGCAGCGCAGCGGCTGGAAGCATTCCACCCCAGATGGCCGAGCGAATCAAGAATGCCTCGCCTGAAGAACTGGAGAAGATCAAACAGCGCATGAAGCAGTTCGGCATGTCCAATGGGCAGATCGAGGAGATCGTCAAGCGGGTTCGCGGCGAGGGCGGGTCGTGA
- a CDS encoding efflux RND transporter permease subunit, with protein sequence MKVNPIIRFAVERRVTMAMAVLGVLVLGWLSLNRLPLEFLPTFSSSFISVDAPYRSSSPAETERLIVRPLEDSLSTINGIDTLTAVSTASSGNVSVRFVDGTDMDLAAVDVRDRVDRVRPRLPDDLERVRIRRFQSSDRPVLRFHLSADWPRERLYRFTNDVIVRRLQRLDGVADVQVRGDETREVQVNLIPDRMASLGIDVRDVASVIRSNHQAVSAGTVREGSRSFFFRVEGKLTSLDEIRALPLGGGLRLGDVAEVVMAYPEQEEWDFLNGQEALSVQIYKASTANLLEMIDAAREEIEAIQGMPEAKGLQINIYRDDSEDVRNGLKELRNTGLLGGALAVVFMYLFLRRFRSTLLVTIAIPVSVVMTLVFMYLSRQAGWSDLTLNIMSLMGLMLSIGMLVDNSIVVIESIFRHHEDLGEDARTATLQGASEVALPIAASTLTTMCVFLPIVFMSSGGRFAFFMKNIGLTVVVVMAASLVVAITVVPMVAARLLGGERASKGTLWNRFSGAYAKSLRFMLRHRLAFSAVVILALVGSWHLYQSIERSYSSPSFERQMTILVDTPKSYTVEQKRELYDEVYALLDENRDELEIATITHSFRRGSGRSRGWSRDNRFNVYLVDEEHSKLDTGQIRDRIEALMPTKPGVTFTLTRSRRGHSGSGSSIEVRIRGDRFEILELYAKRAMTALSAMPGISDADSSLESGDEEVLVRPDRERILASGLSSQAVGQSVSSALSSRAVSYFEVEDRELDVVVQHREQDRQTLDQLKKIPVGFGDGRQTIGAVAEFETAQGARSIERIDRQSTITVTADTETGTPAFVAQRMAQGVIEGLNLPAGYEVVEGEDWMRGEQDASDAVFLLLFALALIYMVMASLFESFAQPFTIMFSVPFAFIGVGVIMSLVGQPRSSSSDMGLIILAGIVVNNAIVLVDQINRLRSQGMPRDEAIVLGGRHRLRPILMTAMTTVLGLSPMVAGYILPSVFGAPDGRAAFWAPVGLVILGGMTTSTFFTVMVIPTIYSLIDDLTVFTSRIAAAAFEKTPVPIPVPVSDSDGPSTDSQRMNP encoded by the coding sequence ATGAAAGTCAATCCGATCATCCGCTTTGCGGTCGAGCGGCGGGTCACGATGGCGATGGCGGTGCTCGGTGTGCTTGTTCTCGGATGGCTCTCCCTCAATCGACTGCCGCTCGAATTCCTCCCGACATTTTCGTCGTCGTTCATTTCGGTCGACGCCCCGTACCGCTCGTCCTCACCGGCCGAAACCGAACGTCTGATCGTCCGGCCCCTCGAGGACAGCCTCAGCACCATCAATGGCATCGATACACTGACCGCAGTATCGACTGCCTCTTCCGGGAACGTCAGCGTTAGGTTCGTCGATGGCACCGATATGGATCTGGCGGCGGTCGACGTGCGCGACCGCGTGGACCGGGTGCGACCCCGCCTTCCGGACGATCTCGAGCGTGTTCGGATCCGGAGGTTTCAGTCCTCCGACCGGCCAGTGCTCAGGTTCCATCTCAGCGCCGATTGGCCGCGTGAACGCCTCTACCGCTTCACCAACGATGTGATCGTTCGCCGACTGCAGCGTCTCGACGGCGTCGCCGACGTTCAAGTGCGAGGCGATGAAACCCGGGAGGTTCAGGTCAATCTGATTCCAGACCGTATGGCTTCACTCGGGATCGATGTTCGTGACGTCGCGTCGGTCATCCGTTCGAACCATCAGGCAGTGTCGGCCGGCACCGTTCGCGAAGGATCGCGGAGCTTTTTCTTCCGGGTCGAAGGTAAGCTCACGAGTCTTGACGAGATTCGGGCCCTGCCGCTTGGCGGCGGGTTGCGACTCGGCGACGTCGCCGAGGTCGTCATGGCCTACCCCGAGCAGGAGGAGTGGGATTTCCTCAATGGTCAGGAAGCACTCAGCGTTCAAATCTACAAGGCTTCCACCGCAAACCTGCTCGAGATGATCGACGCCGCCAGGGAGGAGATCGAGGCCATCCAAGGGATGCCCGAGGCGAAAGGGCTTCAGATCAACATTTACCGTGACGACTCTGAGGACGTACGAAACGGCCTCAAAGAGCTACGCAACACGGGCCTGCTCGGCGGAGCTCTTGCGGTCGTCTTCATGTACCTGTTCCTGCGCCGATTCCGCAGCACCTTGCTAGTGACAATCGCCATTCCTGTATCAGTGGTCATGACCTTGGTCTTCATGTACCTCTCGCGCCAAGCGGGATGGTCGGACCTCACCCTCAACATCATGTCGCTGATGGGCCTGATGCTCTCGATCGGGATGCTGGTGGACAACTCGATCGTCGTCATCGAGTCGATCTTCCGCCACCACGAGGACCTCGGTGAGGACGCACGCACGGCGACCCTCCAGGGCGCATCCGAGGTGGCCCTGCCGATCGCCGCCTCGACCTTGACGACGATGTGCGTATTCCTGCCGATAGTCTTCATGTCATCCGGCGGCCGATTCGCCTTCTTCATGAAAAACATCGGACTCACCGTGGTGGTGGTCATGGCCGCCTCACTGGTGGTCGCAATCACGGTTGTGCCGATGGTGGCAGCTCGGCTGCTGGGCGGCGAACGGGCCAGCAAAGGCACGCTGTGGAACCGATTCTCTGGTGCCTACGCGAAATCCCTCCGCTTCATGCTCCGCCACAGGCTCGCGTTCTCGGCAGTGGTTATTCTCGCCCTGGTCGGCTCGTGGCACCTTTATCAGAGCATCGAGCGCTCCTACTCGAGTCCATCCTTCGAACGCCAGATGACGATCCTGGTCGACACGCCCAAGAGCTACACGGTAGAACAGAAGCGCGAGCTCTATGACGAGGTCTACGCCCTGCTGGACGAAAATCGAGATGAGCTCGAGATCGCGACCATCACCCACAGCTTCCGGCGCGGGAGTGGTCGTTCCCGCGGATGGAGCAGGGACAACCGATTCAACGTCTACCTCGTCGACGAGGAGCACAGCAAGCTCGACACCGGCCAGATTCGCGACCGGATCGAGGCGCTGATGCCGACGAAACCGGGAGTCACCTTCACCCTCACGCGTTCTCGACGGGGTCACTCCGGCTCGGGATCGAGCATCGAGGTCCGAATTCGCGGCGATCGTTTCGAGATCCTCGAGCTCTACGCGAAACGGGCCATGACCGCGTTGTCGGCGATGCCCGGAATCAGTGACGCCGACTCCTCCCTCGAGAGCGGCGACGAAGAGGTGTTGGTCCGACCGGACCGGGAGCGGATCCTCGCGTCCGGTCTCTCGTCACAGGCAGTGGGCCAGAGTGTCTCGTCGGCACTGTCCTCTCGAGCCGTCTCGTATTTCGAGGTCGAGGACCGCGAGCTCGACGTTGTGGTTCAGCATCGGGAACAGGACCGGCAGACCCTCGACCAACTCAAGAAGATACCGGTCGGGTTCGGAGATGGCAGACAAACGATCGGTGCTGTCGCCGAGTTCGAGACCGCCCAGGGCGCGCGATCGATTGAACGCATCGACCGCCAGTCTACGATCACCGTGACGGCCGATACCGAGACCGGAACCCCTGCCTTCGTGGCGCAACGGATGGCCCAAGGGGTTATCGAGGGCCTTAACCTCCCGGCGGGTTACGAGGTGGTCGAGGGCGAAGACTGGATGCGGGGCGAGCAAGACGCGAGCGATGCCGTCTTCCTGCTGCTCTTCGCGCTGGCCCTGATTTACATGGTGATGGCATCCCTCTTCGAGAGCTTCGCCCAACCGTTCACGATCATGTTCTCGGTGCCCTTCGCCTTCATCGGCGTAGGTGTCATCATGAGTCTCGTCGGCCAGCCCCGGTCATCGAGCTCGGACATGGGTTTGATCATTCTCGCCGGCATCGTAGTCAACAACGCGATCGTCCTAGTGGACCAGATCAACCGGCTCCGCAGCCAGGGCATGCCGCGCGACGAGGCGATCGTTCTCGGTGGCCGTCATCGACTGCGACCGATACTGATGACCGCGATGACGACGGTGCTCGGCCTTTCACCGATGGTCGCCGGCTACATCCTCCCAAGCGTTTTCGGCGCACCTGACGGTCGCGCGGCGTTCTGGGCTCCGGTCGGTCTGGTGATTCTCGGGGGCATGACGACCTCCACCTTCTTCACCGTGATGGTTATTCCAACGATCTACTCGCTGATCGACGACCTCACCGTATTCACGAGCCGTATCGCCGCCGCCGCATTCGAAAAGACACCCGTGCCCATCCCTGTTCCGGTCTCCGACAGCGATGGCCCGTCAACCGACTCACAACGGATGAACCCATGA